From Mytilus edulis chromosome 9, xbMytEdul2.2, whole genome shotgun sequence, the proteins below share one genomic window:
- the LOC139487937 gene encoding cilia-and flagella-associated protein 96-like isoform X1, which translates to MGDKKNDMDRIGLFQEMGYVTIGDKYKSAGQVAFNDASQKGKQMLPGGSKDRSALQAGYFTDKFGRVFESEGYSDPIKLRRQHRLREAQKNIVKSAFLPSSGEKKMSGLGSHYGTLSGPIGALSPQAKPGKPHKTSGKNFMTNPGKRGTGFGYVGITLGDYPKYQGDSYSRAREITKKELAAHKAALKGDSFKLNMHPKSYFDSNPYHTDKPMSRKGSASITKKLDGPKFKPSNPGKRPAGCKAGTFDPYPSHSADPYKMKIHRPVNVVNKSGKIFVPSQGPKTTPSVSIVDQNVMRTINIQNYRSVSSIV; encoded by the exons ATGGGAGATAAGAAGAATGATATGGACAGAATTGGTCTGTTCCAGGAAATGGGATATGTCACAATTGGAGACAAATACAAATCAGCCGGTCAAG TGGCATTCAATGACGCTTCACAAAAAGGCAAACAGATGTTGCCTGGAGGGAGTAAGGATAGATCAGCATTACAAGCAGGATATTTTACAGATAAATTTGGTAGAGTTTTTGAATCAGAAGGATATTCGGATCCAATCAAACTACGACGGCAGCACAGACTTAGAGAAGCTCAGAAAAATATAGTTAAAAGTGCATTTTTACCAAGTAGTGGtgaaaagaaaat gtcTGGATTAGGAAGTCATTATGGTACATTAAGTGGTCCAATTGGTGCACTGAGTCCGCAGGCTAAACCAGGAAAACCACATAAAACTTCAGGAAAGAACTTTATGACAAATCCAGGAAAGAGGGGAACAGGATTTGG CTATGTTGGCATAACTCTTGGAGATTATCCTAAGTACCAAGGTGATTCCTATAGCAGAGCAAGGGAAATAACTAAG AAAGAACTTGCTGCACATAAAGCTGCATTGAAAGGAGATTCATTTAAACTGAATATGCATCCTAAATCTTACTTTGATTCCAATCCATATCACACAGACAAACCAATGTCCAGAAAAGGATCAGCATCTATTACAAAGAAATTGGATGGTCCAAAATTCAAACCAAGTAATCCTGGAAAGAGA CCTGCTGGATGTAAAGCTGGAACATTTGATCCTTACCCATCACACTCAGCTGATCCTTATAAGATGAAAATACATCGTCCAGTCAATGTTGTCAACAAGAGTGGAAAAATATTTGTCCCATCACAAGGTCCAAAAACTACACCTTCTGTCTCTATAGTGGATCAA
- the LOC139487937 gene encoding cilia-and flagella-associated protein 96-like isoform X2: MGDKKNDMDRIGLFQEMGYVTIGDKYKSAGQVAFNDASQKGKQMLPGGSKDRSALQAGYFTDKFGRVFESEGYSDPIKLRRQHRLREAQKNIVKSAFLPSSGEKKMSGLGSHYGTLSGPIGALSPQAKPGKPHKTSGKNFMTNPGKRGTGFGYLGVTLGQYPKYQNEPYEVHKDITKKELAAHKAALKGDSFKLNMHPKSYFDSNPYHTDKPMSRKGSASITKKLDGPKFKPSNPGKRPAGCKAGTFDPYPSHSADPYKMKIHRPVNVVNKSGKIFVPSQGPKTTPSVSIVDQNVMRTINIQNYRSVSSIV; encoded by the exons ATGGGAGATAAGAAGAATGATATGGACAGAATTGGTCTGTTCCAGGAAATGGGATATGTCACAATTGGAGACAAATACAAATCAGCCGGTCAAG TGGCATTCAATGACGCTTCACAAAAAGGCAAACAGATGTTGCCTGGAGGGAGTAAGGATAGATCAGCATTACAAGCAGGATATTTTACAGATAAATTTGGTAGAGTTTTTGAATCAGAAGGATATTCGGATCCAATCAAACTACGACGGCAGCACAGACTTAGAGAAGCTCAGAAAAATATAGTTAAAAGTGCATTTTTACCAAGTAGTGGtgaaaagaaaat gtcTGGATTAGGAAGTCATTATGGTACATTAAGTGGTCCAATTGGTGCACTGAGTCCGCAGGCTAAACCAGGAAAACCACATAAAACTTCAGGAAAGAACTTTATGACAAATCCAGGAAAGAGGGGAACAGGATTTGG GTATCTTGGTGTAACACTTGGGCAatatccaaaatatcaaaatgagcCTTATGAAGTACATAAGGATATTACAAAG AAAGAACTTGCTGCACATAAAGCTGCATTGAAAGGAGATTCATTTAAACTGAATATGCATCCTAAATCTTACTTTGATTCCAATCCATATCACACAGACAAACCAATGTCCAGAAAAGGATCAGCATCTATTACAAAGAAATTGGATGGTCCAAAATTCAAACCAAGTAATCCTGGAAAGAGA CCTGCTGGATGTAAAGCTGGAACATTTGATCCTTACCCATCACACTCAGCTGATCCTTATAAGATGAAAATACATCGTCCAGTCAATGTTGTCAACAAGAGTGGAAAAATATTTGTCCCATCACAAGGTCCAAAAACTACACCTTCTGTCTCTATAGTGGATCAA